The Anas acuta chromosome 1, bAnaAcu1.1, whole genome shotgun sequence genome segment CCTCGTGCTGCTGCATCATCTCCCCTGCCTGAAGCAGCCCTGAAAGCAGCAGGGCCTCGGAAGCCAAACCTCAGAAGCCAGAGCCCCTTCCCTAGGAGGAATTTGGCCCTAGCAAGCAGAGATCCAATGGATCTCGGCGAAGAGAGGCTGCTCGTCCAACTGAAGTGAATCAGACCAGAGCACAGGACTGGTTTTCCAGAATTTGGCTTTACTTCGCAGTACAGAAATCATTTGGAGCCTTCAGGAGACACGAGAAGCACAGGCTCTGTCATACCGATACCGCAGCGCCGTTTGGTCCGTCTGAGAAGCCACCAGGGGACAGAAAATACTTCCACATCTTGCCTGCTCTGTAATTTGTTCTCTCAATTTTATTAAGATTAAAACACAAAGGAGCCTTAGGCACAGCTGTGTCCCAACCGATGTAAACAGTTTGAGAAGCTGAAGTGGAGGTTAAGTTCTGTGCCCAGAACTAAGCCAACATTTGCTGCTACAATAGATGTGGGCTTTGTCCATAATACAACTTGCCACAGAGTTAGATTGATGGGAGAGACTTTAGGGATGCTGTCCACAATAAATGGAGTGCTCAGTTTCTATTTTCCTTGATATCAGGTTTGAGTGACAACTGTCACGTCTACTAGCTCACCAGAAGCACATAATTGTGAAGGATGTTtacaaatgattaaaaatacaagGTAAGACACAGCTGTCAATGAGTTATCTCAATCTGCACCAACGTCTAcgtctgcaaaaaaaaaaaaaaaaggttcagtcTTGCCTTTCACTTACGAGGTTAGTCATTAAATCAGTCAGTAATTTGCCAGATTCTGGACAGCAGCCCTACTAGAATGAAATAATTAACACATGATATCCAAAAGGGGAACATTACCAGTGCAGTACTCTTCAATCTCTCAGAGATGGGATTACAAAAGCAGGCCTTACAATATTGAATTTCATACAGTGTTCATTAAGTTCCTTATATATTCATATTAGCCGATTTAATTTCTCCTAATTAGAGATTCTCAttactgctgctcctcctccccgtAGATATCGTTCTTCTTGCGTTTCATCTCTTCAAAGTCAAACTCTGATCCCATCATCCTCTTATAAATATCCTTGATGTCATCGCACGTCGTCTCGAAGTGAGTGGTCGCGTCGTAGGTGCGAGAAATGAAAATCTGgggagagagaagcaggaggTTGAGCACCGGGCCCGGCCCCCTCCTCacgcccccgctgcccccagctACAAACCTGGCTCTCGGTTCCCAGGTCAGTCGGTGCAAACAGGTCGCTGATGCTAACGAacctggaagaaaaaggagaaaaaaatccttcagcgGGGTTTTAAAGCATCGCTGAGTAGCTGCAGCAGTgggaaaagagcaaaataagAGGCTGTCGCTCTGCCCAGCGTGTGATCAGACAAGGTGCAGGGGAAATTTGGGTTTTCAACGCGCCGCAGAAGGGTGAGGTGAGGAGGGGGGTGGAAGGGGGCTCGCTGGGCTCTTACTTCTGCTCGATGGGCTCCAGGAGGTCCAAGGCCGGCTTGATCTCTTTCTCTGGGTCCGCGGTTTCCACGGTGGTGCTGGCGATGGCGATGTACTTCCCCTGCGCCGCCACGTTGTGTGCGGAGGAGATCATGCAGACGTAGATATCTGGGGAAGGGCAGCAGTCACGGGTCACCGGGCGATCCCACAGCCCGAGTCGGGCCCTTCTCAGCCCCAaagcctcctcttcctcacatACCCACACACCTTTTTCTGTTCCCCTGACTCTTTCTACCTCCTAGCCTTGTTTAAGACCATTTTTGAGTGCAGAGGGGTCTTTGCCCTGCCTCGACTGAGGGGCTTGGACACGAGCAGCCCCACGAGATCCCCAAATTCAGCTTCTTGTAGCTCACCAAGGACAAAGGAATGGTTCTGCAGGACTAAAGCAACGCTGCTGCATCTCCCCTCCGACCTGCACACTCCCACGGTTCTGAAgggtgccagcagctgtgtcaggcagcagcagcaccaaacAAACCCCGGAGTACACCCGGggagcagaaaagcaaagccaCGCAGGGGTTAGAAAGCTCCATGCAAGTGCTGTGGAGCCCAGAAGAAAGCCAGAAGGCTTCTCCTGGAGAAAAAGCACACTAAAAGGTCCCTTTCCAGGAAAAAGGCACAGAAACCGCCCCAGGAGCTGCAATAAATGCAGTTTGCTTCTCATCAGAGCACGCACTGCGAGGCCACCTGAGACCTGTGCCGCCTCAACCCCGAGACCTGCGTGCGCACCTGATTTCCGGTTGACCTGGTTCTGTGGAATGATGATCTGGCACGAGTTGGCGTCGTTCGTGTTCTTGATGGGGTGGCTCAGGATGCAGATGACCCGAATCACCTGGCCAACCTTCGTCACCCGGTCCGAGACGTAGCTGGGGTCGCAGATGAGCTGTTTGCAGCGAGCCACCTGTGGAGAGGACAGGCAGCGAGTGAGCAAGGCGCGGGCAGCCCGGGAACCCGCTGGCTTAGGGGAAAAATTGAGAGCTTTACGAGGTGGCCATCCCTGTCCCGGCTGCACGAGGGTTTTATTCCGCTGCCAGCAGCGCAGCTCAGACAATCCCAGTGGCAGCACCCACCCCGTGAAGCTGGGGGGCTGATCACACCTTCCCCGCATCAGGATACAAAACATGTTTTGACCACCGCACAGCCTGCTCCTTCCAGGCCAGGACCACAAATTGCTGCACTCGAGGCCAAAATGAGCAGCTAAGGATTGACTACCTCAAACCAGAACTCATTATCACGGTAAGAGTTTAACGTTTGGCCCATCTGAAGCCTCCAGGCAGCCTGCACTTGGGCACATCAGTCTGTAGCGTGGATTATCACCTCTGCTGCTAGCCAGGATGTGTCACCCATACCCAGGCGGGACACGTTACCCCACCAGGGAGGGCTAAGCTGTCCTACAAAGCTCATGCTGCGCTTGGAAGCACATTTATAGCTTCCCAGCAGCTCGCAGCACTCTAACTAGTTAAGTTTTGTACTGCCAGTTTGAGAAGAAGCCGTGGAAAAGCTCAAAGCTAAAACTTATTGTCAAGGGCAGAACGGTTTCGTGCCCAGGTCAGACATAACACGCTCCTTTCCAGTTTTACCAgcctgatttatttaaaaagcaacctTGCCACTCCCTCAAGGCTCGCCCCACACTCTGGGATTACTGCACTGTGCTCCTCACCATCACAGCTTCTCAAGATCCCTACGAGAAcgagctggcagggagcagaacTCCGCCAGCCTCGGTTCTGAGGTGCGGGGTCAGGGGTAAGGGAAGAAGCGGCGGGCACCGTACCTCCCCTTCAGACTTGACGCCAACCACTTTGCCGTTTTCTATCACAATTTCTTCAATGGGCTTGTTCAGCATGTAGGTGCCTCCGTATATAGCACTTAGCCTGCAAGAGTAAAGCCATTTGAGCATattccagttttttttttttaattattattatttaacagccctcccagccccttcttTCTGTTCCACTTGGACAAACCGCACATTATTAGACttaaatcatttcaaaatatgCTGTTTAACCATCCAGgcagtggctgctgcctgccagtcCTCCTGCAAGGCACCAGCCAACGTTTGGAGGGAGTTACAGGTGCCATCGGAGCCAGATAAAAAGGATCTGCTCAGCACAACGCAGCACAAACGCCACAGGGACCAGAAATGTCACACACAGAATCGCTTCTCGACTTAGACAGCATGAGAAGCGTTAACAACAGCAGGATTTTTACGCAGCATCAACCCCACACACCTGATCCTCCCCCCCAGCCGGGCTGAGATAACCCCAAAGCCAAGTTCTCACCTTGCAAATCCCTGTGGCAGCTCTCCGAGGCCATAGAGGGGGTACAGGTAGGGGCTTTTACCGTACCTAGCCAGCGACTCGCTGTAGAGCTTGATCCTGTTGATTGTTTCTTGGCATGGTTGATCTAGATAGCTGGAGAGGGCAGTTAGAAGGTTTGCAGCGATTCATAAAACCAAAGTTTAGGGCAGAATACGCTCAGAAAAATGGAACTTTCACTTCCCGTGACGTTCCCTTCCCCACCCGCTGGCTGCTCCGAGCAAGAACTTCCCCTGAGGTGCCCTTTCAGACGGGCTTCACGTCACAAGGGGTTTCACTGGGGAAGGAGATGTTGCATCAACCCCAGGAGCACAGAAGATATAAATACCCcatcagcagaggagctggtgtTTAAAGGTCCACATGGCACCCAGGGACAGACACTGCAGGGTTatccccccccaaatcccacgGGGCATGAGCTGCGAGCCCCAGGGGAAGCCACACTTACTCATCAGTCCTGTAGAGCGCGAGGGCATGGCCCGTGAAGTCGATAACATCCTGCCCCAGGTCGAACTTCTTGTACACGTCACGCATGGTGGTCTTCTTGGGATCGACGCCCTCAAAAGTTCGGGGATCGTTCTCGTCGAAGTTGGCCACGTACACGAGGAATTTCCTGAAGCGGCGTTTCTCAAACAAGCCCATCAAGCCTGAAAACGAGACGTTGTCAAACCCACAAAGCTACTGAAGTCAAAAATTTTTTGCTGGAGTCAAAAATTTCCCCGTGTGAGATCGCACGAGGCACCCTTTAAGCATTTTAATTCTCTACAAATTGGAGAAGCAAGACCGGGCCTGCTGAAACGTGAAGGAGAAGACAGCAACAAAggcacctcctcctcctcctgccagcctcagcctccGAAGAGGCTCGCTGGAGGACAGCGCCGCAGCCAAGCTGAAGAACAACCGATTGCttcacagcagcaccaggggtGTCTGTCACGAGGAAGGCTCCGGCGTCCAGACGAGCAGCACACAGGGAGCCTTATTTCCAAGCACTGCTTGACCACACGATGGGTCTCTGCATGTCCCAGACTGCCCTCTGCTAGCTCCTAAGGCACCTCACTAAGCTGTTCTGCAGTAGTTTTATCTCCAGAGTGGAATTTAGGTAGCCAAAAAGAATTAAGACTGAGCTGGGTGCCACGTGGAATTAGTCATTCTGGTTTGCCAGCTgataaatgtaacatttttcaCATAATCCCATCCAACCAGGACCTGACACTAAATATTTCTGGGAGATCTGGAAGCAAAAGGTTACATTTGGGGCTTACGAGGAAGGAAAATCCTGCAGAGTTCTCCTTCCTCAAAAACTCCATGAAAACAGGAGCTCAAGGCTCAGGAAGCCCAGGACCCACACTCCAAGTGGTGCCTAAAGTCAGAGGAGGTGCAGAAGAATCCTACACTAACCATAACTTGTTATAGTGATGGAGCTGACGCACAGCACCACAGGATCAAGCTAAAACCTTTTTTGACATGAGCACAGACCAAATATTCTGGTATTTGGACCCGTTTAGGGACGATGGCCTcaggaggaaataaaatcaagcgCGACTACTCACTGGATGCCAAGGCTTCTGCCTCGGTGGAAGGAACTTTGTAGATCTTCCCTCCCTTGTAGACAAAGCTCCCCTCGATCACCTTGAAGTCTAAGTAGCGAGTGACTTCTGTGTAGAGCAGCATCTTTACCAACTGACCTGTGAAGGAGAAGCCAAGGGGTTGTTCAGAAGCTGGGAGGAGGCGGGGGATGCAggcagctctttcagcaccacAAAATCcctcccagagcagccccacaccCAACCCACTCCTCCGTGTgacaggcagggagcagcaaacACTCACCAGCGTGTTGCTGCACggctttaatgtttttttttttttttacaggcagTTGAGAGCTTCCTTGTCACTACTGCAGTTTCcaccagccctcctgcagcacgtTAAcgcgctgctgctctgctccctgcagttTATTCACACTCGGCACAACCAACAGGGTCGTGTCTTTGGCCCACAGCAGCTTCTCACCCTCCCTGTTAGGATCTAGCATGTTCTGCACGCTGATTGTCCACTGATTTACCCCAAATTCCTCCCTGGTTTACCCCCTTACATCCCCAGAAGGATGCTGTCCCTCAGGAGCACACCTCGAGGGATTTTTAGGTGAGTTAGAAATAAACTGAAAGCAGTGACCAAACCTTGTCTGGAACCAACCCTTCTTCCACTGCACTAATCCTGAAGAGGGCTGGCCCTACAGAACACACCCATCCCCTTCTGCTTCAGGGATGTGAGATTCCAGTAGCCAGTGCTCGATATTTGGCAGCGAGCTGCCCCTGAACTGGTTTCCACTGATAAAAAAAACTTAATTGATCATGGATTTGGTCTAGAAGAGCTTTCTCAGCACCACAACTCTCAGATTAAAGGACGAGGGCTCACGGCACCAACAAGGGGTGAGAGTCTGCAAGCCGTAACGTAGGAATAAAGGGGGTTAATAAAGGGGATTCCTCCCTAAGGCATGGGATAAGGGCTCATGGCATTAAAAATGTAGACATTTCAGGGGAGTTTGCTGGAAAAGGGCCATTAGAACCTAAAACACAGGCTATGAGCTGGAGCCATCTCCCAAGTTTGAGAGGTGCACAGCCAAAGGCAGGAAGAGCAGAAATTCCTAAAACCTGTCCACGTACAGGCCAAGTGAAGCGAGTTTCCAGCACCTCCTTCATTAATACCATTTAGGGATCTTTATTTGATTCCAGGACCGACCACCGACCCCAGCTGAGGGTCCCAAGCTAGGCTCAGGAGGCAGTTTTGGAGCTGCTCACCGTTAGCCATGAGGAATTTGGGAATTAGGTCCACGTTCCAGTCCCGTCCTCGCCCCATAGATTCCGGCGGAGTTCCTGGTAGATTAAACCTTTTGTAGAGCTTGGGAGAGAACACAAAACTCGTTGGCACAGAGGAAATACGCACGGGTGGGCTTCCTcccacacatgcacacactttCTACCCCCTCCACTCCCCCAGCAGAATATAAGCAAGCTTTTGGCCAGGGTTTTAATTCCGGTTTAACTTCTGATGCAAACCCACAAAGCGCATCCAGGGAGCTCTTACGGTGAGAACCAGGCAGCGTTATTTTGCTCCCccatcctttcttcctcccaagGCTTTAAAAACTTGGCAATTTAGGACCTGCTGAACCAAAACACCGTTTAACACGGCTGCAGGGAACCCGAGCAAAACGCCTGCTTCAGGAGAGGGGCAGCCTCCGCCACGAACTCGAAGCAGATTCCccagttttaatattttaaatatttatctggtGTGTTTACAAATGCCACAAATTGTTATTGGTgccataaaatgtttttcctcaaaGCAAAGCCTTAACGAGGAATTAATTTTGGATCTGCCCCAAAAGAAGAGCCCAGGGGGGGACGCGATAGCCGGGTGTCAGCCCCCGTACTTACATCCTCCAGGGGTGTAATGGACGCGCTTTCCCCTCCGTAGTACGAGTTGCGATCCATGTGCAGGACTTTCTTCCCGTTCACCGACATGATCCCGGAGAGGATGCATTCCTACAGGGAGAGGGAACAAAAAAGACACGAGGAGAGGTTATTTGGCTTTGGGACTCCTTCTGTTTGCGCTACCGATGCTCTCTCGCAGCCCAGGTTTGAAGGTTTGGGCAGTCCTTCGAAGAAACACACCGGTGGCCTCTCAGAAGCAGACCTACAACCCGAAAAACCTCTGCTTGGGGTGGATTAACCCCTTAGGAGGTTTGGTCAATGCTGGGTAAGCCAAATCAGGCGTTTCAACTGCACAGGGCTCCCCTAAACAAGCTGACGTATTTAGGATCGGGAAATCCGTGCTCCTAAAGCACCAGCTATCGGGTTAATAACGTTCATCCTCTTAAGAGGGGCAGCGCCAGCCCTTATGGGTGACACCAGGAGCATGAGATCCTGCCCTAAAGGGCTCCAGGAAGCATCAGCAAAACCCCAATCTTTGGGATTTGCCACACAGGACAGTCAGAATTGCTCTGGGAGGGCTCAGGTAGCTCGAAGAAGGGATGAAGCCATTTAGGATTTTTATGACCTCAGCGGACACACAGCTACCCTTGCTCTGTACCCCCTGGGATTACACCCGAGCAGGGGATCAGCTGCTGCGGCTGAAGGCGACACCAAGAGGCTGAGCCTAATCGCGGAGGGACGCAAGCGGTGGCCCCGCAGAGCCAGCTGAGTGATTCCCAACGCTTTGCCCCCAAAATTTGTGAGCAGAATCAGCCCCCACACCCCACAAAACCTCTCCGTGATCCACCAGCTGCTCCTTCTAGGGCATCCTCCACGCCAGCTCCCTCCTGTCCCAAAGCCCCTCCGCGTTTTCCTGGACGCAGCAGCGGGCAGAGAGCCTCCAAGCATACGTAGCTGCCTCAAATCCCATATTAATCCCATATTCCAACACCGCCAGAGAGCCACGAACCCTACAACGTGGAGGAAGCACAGGTGGCCTTTATGGTGCCAGTGAAAACGTTAATGATTTACTGCCGTGACCTGGGGCATCGCCACCAGCCAGCGTGGCTTCCTCGCCTGAACCCAAACCAGAGCCAGTTGTCTCTGCTGTAACTCGGGGTTTTCTCCCCCAAACCCTCGTCCCTACAGCCAGCACCACCCCACAGCAAATTTAGGTTCCTGGAGAAGACAGAACAGCTCCAAAAACGCCTTTCCAACCTCATTTCACACCCTATAAACGCTGAAATGGGGATTTCGGTGAGGCACCATGGTGCTGTTCCATCCGAGGCCCCTCTGGCAGCTCCATTTTTATCCCCCGGGTTCCTGCGGATCCCGCTGGGGCCTCCTGCGGTCGTTTCCCATCGCAGCCGCCGAGCTGACAGCGCGCTGCGGGAGGCACAATGGGGTTTGGGATCGTCCTCCCAGCTCAGCAGTTCCCGTTGGCAGCCACGGCGGCTCAGCCGCGGCTCTTCCCATCCACCAGAgcgctggggagggaggaaaaagagcctgggaagggctggaggctgctcaggcaggaaaaaaaacagaagggggGAGCTTCAGGGTTCAAACCCGTagctttctgagcagaaatccTGCATAAATGGGTAAAATTaagtggctgctggcagcaccagcaggaaaAGCTGCGGCACTCAGAGCAGCTCCAAGGAAAGCTCGTGCGGGTGCCGGTTGGAGGTTTAGAGGTGGCACATCCCGTAGAAATCCACGAAAAACCCAAAACGGGGAGTAAAAGGGAAGCTGGAGGTGTTGGGGTTTCCATGCTCAAGTCCATCAGCGCTTCTCTCTCGTGAAACTGGTGGTGGGATGGCCTTTTGCTTGCAGAAACCTTCAGGAACGGCAGGGAGGAGGCGGGTTTGTAGGATTTTCTCCCAGCCATAACACTCGAGGCAGCATCGTTCCATCTGACAGCTCCGAGGGGAGGATCCCACAAATCCTTTCCAGGTGGGAACCCTGCAGGAAGGCGGAGTTCCTCTGCCGGGAGGAGGTTCAGGTGCATTTGGGGTTTGCATCAGATAACCCACGCCGTCCAGagcgcagccagcagcccctgaGGGATTTGAGGGATTTTCAGAGCCCGGCGGCGTAAATTTAGGGTGAAcccaaaaggaaacaaaaccactgGGTGCTCTCCTGCTGGCTGATTAAAAACACCCAAGGGAATGACCCTACAGCCATTGAGGCCTGCTCAGACCCCAATcccagcagccaccccacaAAGAGGCAGCTTTGACAGGGAAACGTTGTTTTGGGAGCTGGGAATCCCAGCCCGGAGGCTGTCTTGGATCTTCGTGGCTGCTTGAGGAGCGTAATTTAGGACGGGGATATCGCTGCAGGGCTTCCAGAACCATCAAAACAGTTCTCGGGTCGTCTTGGTCCGATTCTGCAGCCAGAATTGACACCGCAACCAGCCCACCTGGGGCTCTTCTGTAAATAAAGGCTTCACgagttggttttattttaaaaaatcacccAAGTGTtgctctggggagaaaaaaaagccctccaagaGAGCAAAAAGCCCTCCAGGAGAGCCGCCGCTCGTTGCCTGTCCAAAAATCCAACGCAGGGTCCACTGGCACATGGCTCGCCAGCCCAAAGAAGGACATTTTGGGGGTTTTCCATCCCAATTTCTCAGGTCTAGAGGACACCCACCATGCTCCAGCAGGTATTTCGGAGCAGCACCAGCTCTCCGGGTCAGCACACCTTCGAAGCCAGCCCTAATTTATTCCTTTTAACTCAACCACGAGCTCGTCCCCGAAGCGATCCCACAAGAGGCCTTTTGTCAATTTTACCCAAGCAGAAATTCCCATTTTAACGGGGCTCCCAGCCATCGGGGCCCCCCCACCAGGAGGTTATAGAGcagtttttgatattttatccCCCAAAAATCTCCTTTCCTTGCTACGCTGAAGGTAGACACGGGTTTGAGGACAGGTTTCCTAGGAAAAGGTTCCCTGTCAGAGCTGTTCCTGCTGCACGCATCCCTATTAAGAGGGGAAGCtggaagggggggaaaaaaaaaaaaccctcacagGCAGCCCCGCAGATCCCTCTTTGTCTTGCCACCTCTCGGAGGAAACAAAGGCAGGAAAGGAACGGGGATGGAGCGGGGCAGGCAGCCTCCAACCCACCCCCTCCGATTTATTTCCCTCCTCACAATGCCTCCCAGCcgccccccaaaaccctcccTGTACCCGCAGCACCTCCCcggaggcaggaggcagcagaaatGCCCCCAGCAAACCTCGCAGGCTgccattttgtttctttttttttcccatttttttcatttttccccttttttttccccccttcttgcAGCCTGCCAGGACAATAGGACAAAGCCCCAGCACCGCGCCCCGATGGCTCCCCCCGGGGAGAGCAGAGGGATGaccgagaccccccccccccccccccgaagcAACAGCAGagggatttttttgggggaaaaacgAGAAGGATTTGCGCCAGGGCTCGCCCgcagccccatccccctcctgctgcagtcagGGCTGGCTGGCGAGCTGCAAAGGCTGCAAAGGCGGAGCGGTAACCGGCTCTGCCTCCACCCTAAAACCGGGTTCAGCTCCGGGGAGGGCGAGACTCCAGAGACCTGCACCCCCCCACAGCTTTTTTTGAGGGGAGGCGAGGGAGAAATAATCAAGATTAGGTtaaaaaatttgtattttttcttaaaaaaataggTGATGAGTCCCCGTCTGTCCCCCACCTCCGCCAAAGaaccgcatttcctggggcctcctCCTCCCACGGGCAGCAAAATTGGTCTccgggggggctcagcaccccaaaAGGGTCCGGGGGGGGTTGTGATAATCCGGGGGGAATactggggaagggagggtggGGGAGCTGCGATACCCTAGGGAGATTatgggggggaaaggggggatGTGATAACCTGGGGGGGTTATTGGGgaaagggatggagaggggTGATAACCCTATAGGATTATTGGGGGTGTGATAACCCTATGGGATTATTGGGGGGTGTGATAACCCTATGGGATTATTGGGGGGGTAATTTAGGGAGATTGGGGGAAGGTTTGGATGGGTTGGGATAACCCAGGGGGGATTATTGGGGGTGGGGCTGGGAGAACCTGGGGAGATTAGGGAAAGGTTTGAATGGGTTGGGATAACCCAGGGGGAttatttggggtgggggggagcagTGATAACCCGGAGAGATTAGGGAAAGTAAAAGGGATAAAATGGGGAGATTATTAGGGGATGGTGATAACCTGGGGGAGATTATGGGGGAAAGGAATAGAGGGGGTGTGATAACCCGTGGGgattgggggggtggggggtgatAATCTGGGGGGATTATTGGTGaaaggatggggctggggggctgtaATCCAAGGACATTACTGAGGAAAGgaatggggagggggctgcgatAACCCGATGAGATTATTATGGGGCTGATAATTCGGGATAttattggggaggggggggcagcgaTAATCCGGCGGGATTAttgagggaggggaagagataAAATGAGGAGATTATTGATGAAATGAGCCGGAGGGGGGCTGTAATCCGGCGGGATTATTGCGGAAaggagccggggggggctgtAATCCGGCGGGattattgaggaaaaaaaacgaGGGGGGGAGCACCGGGAAGCGGGTGAAGCCCGAGGGGGCCCCGTGaggcgcggcggggcccggcggggtGGCGGCCGCCTCAGGCCTCGGGGCGGCGTCGGGCGCTGCTCTCACCGTCAGGCCGGTGCCCAGCACGATCACGTCGTACTCCTCGTTCATGGCGGCGGCtgagcgggcggcggggccgtgctgGGGCTCGCTGGGGCCGGGCCGGAGGCGGAG includes the following:
- the GDI2 gene encoding rab GDP dissociation inhibitor beta is translated as MNEEYDVIVLGTGLTECILSGIMSVNGKKVLHMDRNSYYGGESASITPLEDLYKRFNLPGTPPESMGRGRDWNVDLIPKFLMANGQLVKMLLYTEVTRYLDFKVIEGSFVYKGGKIYKVPSTEAEALASSLMGLFEKRRFRKFLVYVANFDENDPRTFEGVDPKKTTMRDVYKKFDLGQDVIDFTGHALALYRTDDYLDQPCQETINRIKLYSESLARYGKSPYLYPLYGLGELPQGFARLSAIYGGTYMLNKPIEEIVIENGKVVGVKSEGEVARCKQLICDPSYVSDRVTKVGQVIRVICILSHPIKNTNDANSCQIIIPQNQVNRKSDIYVCMISSAHNVAAQGKYIAIASTTVETADPEKEIKPALDLLEPIEQKFVSISDLFAPTDLGTESQIFISRTYDATTHFETTCDDIKDIYKRMMGSEFDFEEMKRKKNDIYGEEEQQ